In Clupea harengus chromosome 13, Ch_v2.0.2, whole genome shotgun sequence, one DNA window encodes the following:
- the exoc1l gene encoding exocyst complex component 1-like isoform X2, which produces MSSLLKEEMQKRLFWPEGQTLKDFIEIEEPVQCRHFLCVTVLKNKEVQLSVVQCRKRQSSRKKKTKQTFLLDSYQKIEVWHLQDLALLDGRNPDIDDPCFLMHFTTVRFVRAVSCAAKYSLARSLVALSSSHCQSPLTLKNFDQNYIQSADNFFDHGDCIVLTRVCFYALNLVWLSMCPAP; this is translated from the exons ATGTCATCGCTGTTGAAGGAGGAGATGCAGAAGCGGTTGTTCTGGCCAGAGGGACAGACGTTGAAAGACTTCATAGAGATTGAGGAGCCAGTGCAGTGCAGGCATTTCCTCTGTGTCACAg TGTTGAAGAACAAGGAGGTCCAGCTGTCTGTGGTGCAATGCCGGAAGCGTCAGTCATCTCGCAAAAAAAAGACCAAACAGACTTTTTTATTGGACTCCTACCAGAAGATTGAGGTGTGGCACTTGCAGGATCTTGCGCTGCTTGATGGAAGAAATCCTGACATA gACGACCCGTGTTTCCTGATGCATTTCACTACCGTTCGTTTTGTTCGGGCAGTCAGCTGCGCTGCAAAGTACTCTCTAGCCCGCTCTCTGGTGGCCCTGAGCAGCTCACATTGCCAGTCCCCTCTCACTTTAAAGAACTTTGACCAGAACTACATCCAATCTGCCGACAATTTCTTCGACCATGGAGATTGCATAGTGTTAACGAGAGTCTGCTTTTATGCTTTAAACCTTGTGTGGCTCTCCATGTGCCCCGCACCTTAA
- the ppp1r21 gene encoding protein phosphatase 1 regulatory subunit 21 isoform X1, whose translation MAADLQSKYTKLAQEYSKLRAQNQVLKKAVVDEQATSASLKDELKQREQSLRRVEQEMDSLSFRNQQLAKRVELLQEELVATEAKGKKSKQSKGDSPSQPNLQTQIVFDEDLQKKIQENERLHIQFYEADEQHRRQEAQLKARLEQLEKDSDQHQAVVEGLTGKYMENIEKLQSDKARLEVKAQTLEREAKDCRIRTDECQQQLRKYQLELNRQLKQSSSVIQEKVPFNDTKFGDYNSLNVPPHNRRHQLRARDVAGQALGFIQDLVAALLNFHSYTEQRVHIYPLDSSIETISPLNQKFSQYLHENAAYVRPLEDGLVQLHQSITEDTVTMLETVNKLQDFSKYFSAYTRFLQKILPYQLKSLEEECEAPLCNSSLTSKNQELQDDMKRVTSIFEKLQTYISLLALPSVREDALPQSSSGAVFTQLAASLHSLHDAIKEMLKHYSQKAGMEQELPTVTQKMRTTNECLLSSLGSLTNSTHKIAAFFSNNLDFFTSSTGYGPRGGAGALNPVQAESMLGNKKQASAYMQAVRKARPESVPYTEALTNRRVLTSSTESREGLTQQVLQSQEKMARLEQEKEHWLLEAQLGRVRLEKETQRITELEAQLSAALGGTAANPPTATAPAQDSPGTSGHLDLECEERGASKESSQSSSLVGLLLTTTCSEDVSEEESREHLIKSHYMSRVAELTSKLQMADSKVVHFHAECRALARRLTIAEKSRETMTEELKVANQNISRLQDELATTKRSYEDQLSMMSDHLCSMNETLSKQREEIDTLKLGSKGNSKKNKGR comes from the exons ATGGCAGCAGACCTTCAATCAAAATATACCAAACTGGCCCAGGAGTACTCAAAg CTCCGAGCCCAGAACCAAGTCCTGAAGAAGGCTGTGGTGGATGAGCAGGCCACTTCTGCCTCGCTGAAG GATGAGCTGAAGCAGAGGGAGCAGAGCCTGAGGCGGGTGGAGCAGGAGATGGACAGCCTCAGCTTCAGGAACCAGCAGCTGGCCAAGAGGGTggagctgctgcaggaggagctggtGGCCACTGAGGCAAAGGGCAAGAAGAgcaag CAGAGTAAAGGAGACTCCCCCTCCCAGCCAAACCTGCAGACCCAGATTGTGTTTGACGAGGACCTGCAGAAGAAGATTCAGGAGAATGAGAGGCTCCACATTCAG TTCTATGAGGCGGATGAGCAGCATCGGAGGCAGGAGGCCCAGCTGAAAGCTCGTCTGGAGCAACTGGAGAAGGACTCGGACCAGCACCAGGCCGTGGTTGAGGGCCTCACCGGGAAGTACATGGAGAACATCGAGAAGCTGCAGAGTGACAAGGCCCGACTAGAG GTGAAGGCACAGACATTGGAAAGGGAAGCCAAGGACTGTCGAATACGAACAGATGAGTG TCAGCAGCAGTTGAGGAAGTATCAGTTGGAGTTGAACCGGCAGCTGAAGCAAAGCAGCAGTGTCATCCAGGAGAAAGTGCCCTTCAATGACACCA AATTCGGTGACTACAACAGCTTGAACGTTCCGCCACACAACCGTCGGCACCAG CTGAGGGCTCGTGATGTGGCCGGACAGGCCCTCGGCTTCATCCAGGACCTGGTGGCGGCCCTCCTCAACTTCCACTCCTACACCGAACAGAGGGTGCACATCTACCCCCTGGACTCGTCCATAGAGACCATCTCCCCCCTCAACCAGAAG ttcTCGCAGTATCTGCATGAGAACGCTGCCTACGTGCGCCCACTTGAAGACGGCCTTGTGCAGCTGCACCAAAGCATCACGGAAGACACTGTTACCATGCTG GAGACGGTTAACAAACTTCAGGACTTCTCCAAGTACTTCAGTGCCTACACACGCTTCCTACAGAAGATCTTGCCCTACCAACTCaaaag TCTGGAGGAAGAGTGTGAAGCTCCTCTTTGCAACTCCTCCCTCACCTCGAAAAACCAGGAGTTGCAGGACGACATGAAGAGAGTTACCTCTATCTTTGAGAAGCTGCAGACCTATATCAGTCTACTGGCCTTACCTA GTGTGCGTGAGGACGCCCTGCCCCAGAGCAGCTCCGGTGCGGTGTTCACTCAGCTGGCCGCTTCTCTTCACAGCCTTCACGACGCCATTAAAG agatgTTAAAGCATTACAGCCAGAAGGCGGGCATGGAGCAGGAGCTGCCCACGGTCACCCAGAAGATGCGCACCACCAACGAGTGCCTGCTGTCCTCACTGGGCTCCCTCACCAACAGCACCCACAAG ATCGCGGCCTTCTTCAGCAATAACCTGGACTTCTTCACCTCGTCCACCGGCTACGGCCCTCGGGGGGGAGCCGGGGCCCTCAACCCGGTGCAGGCAGAGAGCATGCTGGGTAACAAGAAGCAGGCGTCAGCCTACATGCAGGCTGTCAGGAAG GCCAGGCCAGAGTCAGTCCCCTACACCGAGGCCCTGACCAACCGGCGCGTCCTCACCAGCTCCACAGAGAGTCGAGAGGGACTCACTCAGCAG gtgctgcaGTCCCAGGAGAAGATGGCTCGtctggagcaggagaaggagcacTGGCTGCTGGAGGCACAGCTGGGCCGCGTGCGTCTGGAGAAGGAGACCCAGCGCATCACGGAGCTCGAGGCCCAGCTCTCCGCAGCGCTGGGGGGCACCGCCGCCAACCCGCCCACGGCCACCGCGCCCGCCCAGGACAGCCCCGGCACCTCAGGCCATCTGGACCtggagtgtgaggagagaggagccagCAAGGAGTCGAGCCAAAGCTCCAGCctg GTTGGCCTGCTGCTCACAACGACTTGCAGTGAGGAC gtgagTGAAGAGGAGTCACGAGAGCATCTGATTAAGTCTCACTACATGTCGCGTGTGGCAGAGCTCACGTCCAAGCTGCAGATGGCCGACAGCAAGGTGGTGCACTTCCATGCTGAG TGTCGTGCCCTTGCCAGGCGGCTGACTATCGCTGAGAAATCTCGTGAGACCATGACCGAGGAGTTGAAAGTGGCCAATCAAAACATTTCACGGCTGCAG GATGAGCTGGCCACAACCAAGCGCAGCTACGAGGACCAGCTGAGCATGATGAGTGACCACCTGTGCAGCATGAACGAGACCCTGagcaagcagagagaggagatcgACACGCTCAAACTGGGCAGCAAG GGAAACTCTAAGAAGAATAAGGGCCGGTAG
- the ppp1r21 gene encoding protein phosphatase 1 regulatory subunit 21 isoform X2, translating to MAADLQSKYTKLAQEYSKLRAQNQVLKKAVVDEQATSASLKDELKQREQSLRRVEQEMDSLSFRNQQLAKRVELLQEELVATEAKGKKSKSKGDSPSQPNLQTQIVFDEDLQKKIQENERLHIQFYEADEQHRRQEAQLKARLEQLEKDSDQHQAVVEGLTGKYMENIEKLQSDKARLEVKAQTLEREAKDCRIRTDECQQQLRKYQLELNRQLKQSSSVIQEKVPFNDTKFGDYNSLNVPPHNRRHQLRARDVAGQALGFIQDLVAALLNFHSYTEQRVHIYPLDSSIETISPLNQKFSQYLHENAAYVRPLEDGLVQLHQSITEDTVTMLETVNKLQDFSKYFSAYTRFLQKILPYQLKSLEEECEAPLCNSSLTSKNQELQDDMKRVTSIFEKLQTYISLLALPSVREDALPQSSSGAVFTQLAASLHSLHDAIKEMLKHYSQKAGMEQELPTVTQKMRTTNECLLSSLGSLTNSTHKIAAFFSNNLDFFTSSTGYGPRGGAGALNPVQAESMLGNKKQASAYMQAVRKARPESVPYTEALTNRRVLTSSTESREGLTQQVLQSQEKMARLEQEKEHWLLEAQLGRVRLEKETQRITELEAQLSAALGGTAANPPTATAPAQDSPGTSGHLDLECEERGASKESSQSSSLVGLLLTTTCSEDVSEEESREHLIKSHYMSRVAELTSKLQMADSKVVHFHAECRALARRLTIAEKSRETMTEELKVANQNISRLQDELATTKRSYEDQLSMMSDHLCSMNETLSKQREEIDTLKLGSKGNSKKNKGR from the exons ATGGCAGCAGACCTTCAATCAAAATATACCAAACTGGCCCAGGAGTACTCAAAg CTCCGAGCCCAGAACCAAGTCCTGAAGAAGGCTGTGGTGGATGAGCAGGCCACTTCTGCCTCGCTGAAG GATGAGCTGAAGCAGAGGGAGCAGAGCCTGAGGCGGGTGGAGCAGGAGATGGACAGCCTCAGCTTCAGGAACCAGCAGCTGGCCAAGAGGGTggagctgctgcaggaggagctggtGGCCACTGAGGCAAAGGGCAAGAAGAgcaag AGTAAAGGAGACTCCCCCTCCCAGCCAAACCTGCAGACCCAGATTGTGTTTGACGAGGACCTGCAGAAGAAGATTCAGGAGAATGAGAGGCTCCACATTCAG TTCTATGAGGCGGATGAGCAGCATCGGAGGCAGGAGGCCCAGCTGAAAGCTCGTCTGGAGCAACTGGAGAAGGACTCGGACCAGCACCAGGCCGTGGTTGAGGGCCTCACCGGGAAGTACATGGAGAACATCGAGAAGCTGCAGAGTGACAAGGCCCGACTAGAG GTGAAGGCACAGACATTGGAAAGGGAAGCCAAGGACTGTCGAATACGAACAGATGAGTG TCAGCAGCAGTTGAGGAAGTATCAGTTGGAGTTGAACCGGCAGCTGAAGCAAAGCAGCAGTGTCATCCAGGAGAAAGTGCCCTTCAATGACACCA AATTCGGTGACTACAACAGCTTGAACGTTCCGCCACACAACCGTCGGCACCAG CTGAGGGCTCGTGATGTGGCCGGACAGGCCCTCGGCTTCATCCAGGACCTGGTGGCGGCCCTCCTCAACTTCCACTCCTACACCGAACAGAGGGTGCACATCTACCCCCTGGACTCGTCCATAGAGACCATCTCCCCCCTCAACCAGAAG ttcTCGCAGTATCTGCATGAGAACGCTGCCTACGTGCGCCCACTTGAAGACGGCCTTGTGCAGCTGCACCAAAGCATCACGGAAGACACTGTTACCATGCTG GAGACGGTTAACAAACTTCAGGACTTCTCCAAGTACTTCAGTGCCTACACACGCTTCCTACAGAAGATCTTGCCCTACCAACTCaaaag TCTGGAGGAAGAGTGTGAAGCTCCTCTTTGCAACTCCTCCCTCACCTCGAAAAACCAGGAGTTGCAGGACGACATGAAGAGAGTTACCTCTATCTTTGAGAAGCTGCAGACCTATATCAGTCTACTGGCCTTACCTA GTGTGCGTGAGGACGCCCTGCCCCAGAGCAGCTCCGGTGCGGTGTTCACTCAGCTGGCCGCTTCTCTTCACAGCCTTCACGACGCCATTAAAG agatgTTAAAGCATTACAGCCAGAAGGCGGGCATGGAGCAGGAGCTGCCCACGGTCACCCAGAAGATGCGCACCACCAACGAGTGCCTGCTGTCCTCACTGGGCTCCCTCACCAACAGCACCCACAAG ATCGCGGCCTTCTTCAGCAATAACCTGGACTTCTTCACCTCGTCCACCGGCTACGGCCCTCGGGGGGGAGCCGGGGCCCTCAACCCGGTGCAGGCAGAGAGCATGCTGGGTAACAAGAAGCAGGCGTCAGCCTACATGCAGGCTGTCAGGAAG GCCAGGCCAGAGTCAGTCCCCTACACCGAGGCCCTGACCAACCGGCGCGTCCTCACCAGCTCCACAGAGAGTCGAGAGGGACTCACTCAGCAG gtgctgcaGTCCCAGGAGAAGATGGCTCGtctggagcaggagaaggagcacTGGCTGCTGGAGGCACAGCTGGGCCGCGTGCGTCTGGAGAAGGAGACCCAGCGCATCACGGAGCTCGAGGCCCAGCTCTCCGCAGCGCTGGGGGGCACCGCCGCCAACCCGCCCACGGCCACCGCGCCCGCCCAGGACAGCCCCGGCACCTCAGGCCATCTGGACCtggagtgtgaggagagaggagccagCAAGGAGTCGAGCCAAAGCTCCAGCctg GTTGGCCTGCTGCTCACAACGACTTGCAGTGAGGAC gtgagTGAAGAGGAGTCACGAGAGCATCTGATTAAGTCTCACTACATGTCGCGTGTGGCAGAGCTCACGTCCAAGCTGCAGATGGCCGACAGCAAGGTGGTGCACTTCCATGCTGAG TGTCGTGCCCTTGCCAGGCGGCTGACTATCGCTGAGAAATCTCGTGAGACCATGACCGAGGAGTTGAAAGTGGCCAATCAAAACATTTCACGGCTGCAG GATGAGCTGGCCACAACCAAGCGCAGCTACGAGGACCAGCTGAGCATGATGAGTGACCACCTGTGCAGCATGAACGAGACCCTGagcaagcagagagaggagatcgACACGCTCAAACTGGGCAGCAAG GGAAACTCTAAGAAGAATAAGGGCCGGTAG
- the exoc1l gene encoding exocyst complex component 1-like isoform X1 codes for MVKEQSIVRGDTQQKEEMQKRLFWPEGQTLKDFIEIEEPVQCRHFLCVTVLKNKEVQLSVVQCRKRQSSRKKKTKQTFLLDSYQKIEVWHLQDLALLDGRNPDIDDPCFLMHFTTVRFVRAVSCAAKYSLARSLVALSSSHCQSPLTLKNFDQNYIQSADNFFDHGDCIVLTRVCFYALNLVWLSMCPAP; via the exons ATGGTTAAGGAACAGTCCATTGTCAGGGGTGATACACAACAAAAG GAGGAGATGCAGAAGCGGTTGTTCTGGCCAGAGGGACAGACGTTGAAAGACTTCATAGAGATTGAGGAGCCAGTGCAGTGCAGGCATTTCCTCTGTGTCACAg TGTTGAAGAACAAGGAGGTCCAGCTGTCTGTGGTGCAATGCCGGAAGCGTCAGTCATCTCGCAAAAAAAAGACCAAACAGACTTTTTTATTGGACTCCTACCAGAAGATTGAGGTGTGGCACTTGCAGGATCTTGCGCTGCTTGATGGAAGAAATCCTGACATA gACGACCCGTGTTTCCTGATGCATTTCACTACCGTTCGTTTTGTTCGGGCAGTCAGCTGCGCTGCAAAGTACTCTCTAGCCCGCTCTCTGGTGGCCCTGAGCAGCTCACATTGCCAGTCCCCTCTCACTTTAAAGAACTTTGACCAGAACTACATCCAATCTGCCGACAATTTCTTCGACCATGGAGATTGCATAGTGTTAACGAGAGTCTGCTTTTATGCTTTAAACCTTGTGTGGCTCTCCATGTGCCCCGCACCTTAA